From Thalassotalea psychrophila:
GATGAACGTAAACTTGTTGAGCGAACGCATTCAAAAAAGGCTATTAGAGCTTCATAGTAGTGGTCATTCGGTTGTGTTAATTCTTGATGAAGCACAAGCGTTACCGGAAGAAAGCTTAGAAGCATTAAGATTATTTACTAACTTAGAAACAGAAACACGTAAATTATTACAAGTAGTATTATTTGCTCAGCCTGAGTTAGACCAACGCTTAAATGAGAATAAATTTAGACAGCTTAAACAACGCATCACTTTTGCATATAAATTAAGAACAATGAGTCGTAATGAAGTACAGCATTACATCGAACATCGACTACGAGTTGCTGGTTATAAAGGACAAAGTTTGTTTTCAGAATCATTATACAAACATATTGCAAAAGTAAGCTGTGGTACGCCAAGGTTAGTGAATGTACTTTGCCATAAAATTTTGATGCTTTGTTATGGCCAAGGTAAATATGTTGCATCGGCAAAAGATGTAGCTTTAGCAATTAAAGATACTGAATCGGTACAAGAATCCCGCCGTTTTGGTTGGCCCTTATTGGTAAGTGGATCGGCAATAATTACAATGATGAGTATGGTTTATTTTGAGGTTTTATTATGAGCGTAATTAATGAAATGCTTAAAGACCTAGATAAGCGTAAGGCAGATGAGCAAGCAATTGCTAATGGGCAATATCAAAGTCGCTCGACAGCAACTGCCACGAACAAAAATTTCAATTCTATTATTATCGCAATATTAATTACTGCGAGTGTCTGTATAGCGGCTATGTATTTCTTATATGCCAATGTAAACAAAGTATCTTCAACTCCTATTTTTGTCGAAAAAACAGCAGCTGCTGAGCCGTTAAAGGTTGAACCACAAACGATTAAACCTAAGGTTGTTGTGTCTGCAACAGATAATGCTGAAATGCTGAGTCAGAAAGAAAATAATACGAGTGAAATTTCTAGCAACGAATATGTAAATGTAAAATCGACTGAGTCTGAGAAAATAGAGCCTGTTGCAAATGTTGTTTTAGCAAAATCAGAGCCTTCAGTAGTAACAGCGTTACCTGTTGATATGACTAGCTTGCCAACAGAAGATTCCTCGGTAAAGCCAGTAAATAATGCAGATAAAAAGTCATCTCTAGTGATCTCTAAAGTTGATTTAACACCAGAACAGCTAGCGATTAAAAAGTTAAATATTGCCAAACGAGCTTTACAAAATGGTCAGTTAAAAAAAGCTGAAGCATTGCTAGAGGAAGCTATTATTTTACAGCCTTACTATATTGAAGCTCGCAAAGAATTAGCCGC
This genomic window contains:
- a CDS encoding ExeA family protein; translated protein: MYLYHYGMSELPFTLTPNTNFYLGLQPHDEALDVLLVALKNGEGFIKVIGEVGTGKTLICRKLLNDIPEHFVTAYIPNPYLKPDELRRALATELGIKQAQRMNVNLLSERIQKRLLELHSSGHSVVLILDEAQALPEESLEALRLFTNLETETRKLLQVVLFAQPELDQRLNENKFRQLKQRITFAYKLRTMSRNEVQHYIEHRLRVAGYKGQSLFSESLYKHIAKVSCGTPRLVNVLCHKILMLCYGQGKYVASAKDVALAIKDTESVQESRRFGWPLLVSGSAIITMMSMVYFEVLL
- a CDS encoding tetratricopeptide repeat protein, encoding MSVINEMLKDLDKRKADEQAIANGQYQSRSTATATNKNFNSIIIAILITASVCIAAMYFLYANVNKVSSTPIFVEKTAAAEPLKVEPQTIKPKVVVSATDNAEMLSQKENNTSEISSNEYVNVKSTESEKIEPVANVVLAKSEPSVVTALPVDMTSLPTEDSSVKPVNNADKKSSLVISKVDLTPEQLAIKKLNIAKRALQNGQLKKAEALLEEAIILQPYYIEARKELAALWFGRKTYKPAKNLLAQGVLLLPKNEDFRLMLARIYSFEGNNEKAFKVLSELSTSKLLEYQLALASMASQSDHHVAAINAYNKLLVMRPEQSRWWLALAISYDSNEQYQPATSAYQKAIALGLLSNNSLQFARQRLAELEG